Proteins encoded in a region of the Vitis riparia cultivar Riparia Gloire de Montpellier isolate 1030 chromosome 7, EGFV_Vit.rip_1.0, whole genome shotgun sequence genome:
- the LOC117919282 gene encoding uncharacterized protein LOC117919282, with the protein MISVGSRDGRKGLGLGLGFGVGREMEDTAELEEGEAYYYKDGDDDDGASIDPDVALSYIDEKLQDVLGHFQKDFEGGVSAENLGAKFGGYGSFLPTYQRSPVWSQPRTPAKVQNCNTPRSPNNLLVEGGRHSSAVSSSAPSSVKLGATSASAGALPALKATSMSDSVKRDAYIASTRAEEFTSRESANKSANQPDQKTLKVRIKVGSDNLSARKNAEIYSGLGLDGSPSSSLENSLSESDELSRDPQDGPDESPTSILQIMTSFPLLGDLLLSPLPDDLIHLTEKERLFRDTKSGPVHKSSRESSVMFGSDSVRSDGKVSGEKKTKSVEKSSFSVDMKNGSSKEGQNGVGVIPKKEMDFDALACEELVSNALKLPLLSNAFGDSTKGTGRASDILRESNKGVVRDKLFSDTVQEELLEPIANQEVGWVDKPNGKVSSSLKVWEDKKANSFNDVSVCLRKDGNRKGEKTYNSIKADSNASKEGKVLNAELIDPPKLKAGQKATPYEQDSVKLSSGKEHTSSGAKKKSKGSQNHGTQAGSSNSGKIGSSSIHKNKKSSLVDNYTPKSELEDSKLRKEFGKPKDRYKDFFGDINLEQEENGIDSLEMPSDDRLKESDMVEKSTSALNNALKERSSGKKIWKPPTSGAYPKAATNTLPPTGNGPNSNAAPAAVAPVVIEENWVCCDKCQKWRLLPIGINPDHLPEKWLCSMLSWLPGMNRCSISEEETTKALIALYQAPAPESQHNLQSRADSVVSGVTLAGIGHPEQNHQILGSNTMLSSGKRKHGSKEISNATNHDGPTQFSNSLRKNLQTSVKSRSLNDVNQSPLANELDFQHLSKSSDLALEKQRVKQKEKHKPLECYSDGGDTKNSKMKNKSGTDQDCVRASKKIKIEGMHSTDEDWTSDHGGTNGKVHLSSSNGLPANVVSNNHFKHSERTSSKDTKYEAKDNIQVTLRKPKEQVRVSSDDGSLNVGKYDSRDIVAKKRKVKECQDTEIYSSSLPSTGHHLEDSGAFVKEEFSESDHRKEKKARVSKSEGKEFIASKSSGRTDKKVSSMRTQQQGQDLGSVLSQRSLDGVDSLKRDLGSVQPSVAVAATSSSSKVSGSHKTKTNFQEVRGSPVESVSSSPLRISNPEKHTSVRRNLMGKDDSRDVGFFAMSPRRCSDGEDDGGSERSGAMRKNKIFTVTHRGSLDSSVLDFQERDFSHLSGSKAQVQPVPSPEFTNRHFLDAGADTLGQVPRYPSEPQASDRGRNEERKDNNHYRANGSRPKKSGKGSSSRSKDKNRSFKSTCDEDKIKISDSFNESQNHMPSYEEKPRDAKNKFQEKFGSKSDRVEKNPVSKKDSTGKFSTETSKKDNHAKFGGHDSHDVKVEATCGQDEMSTPKQDLLQECDGERTSKRILSEKTDRVEIVSGRGKLLPLPPSGAQNEMLAHGSRPTPGSHKGNGADNLSVDASEGDEALKVSKQIRKTDNQNGSLHTSSRHPTPNGHRIRDPDAPSPVRRDSSSQAATNAVKEAKDLKHLADRLKHSGSNLESMGFYFQAALKFLHGASLLESSNSENAKHEMIQSMQMYSSTAKLCEYCAHEYEKNKDMAAAALAYKCVEVAYMRVIYSSHNGASRDRHELQTALQMVPPGESPSSSASDVDNLNHPVAVDKVAFAKGVGSPQVAGNHVIAARNRPNFVRLLNFANDVNSAMEASRKSRLAFAAANANLEETQHKEGISSIKQALDYNFHDVEGLLRLVRLAMEAISR; encoded by the exons atgatttCGGTGGGGAGTAGGGATGGGAGGAAGGGGTTAGGGCTAGGGCTAGGGTTTGGTGTTGGAAGAGAGATGGAAGACACTGCCGAGCTTGAAGAAGGTGAGGCTTATTATTATAAGGATggcgatgatgatgatggtgcgAGCATCGACCCTGATGTTGCTCTCTCTTACATC GATGAGAAACTCCAAGATGTTCTGGGGCACTTTCAAAAGGATTTTGAAGGCGGCGTCTCAGCAGAGAATTTGG GGGCAAAATTTGGTGGGTATGGTTCATTTTTACCTACTTATCAGCGTTCTCCTGTTTGGTCCCAGCCGAGGACGCCAGCAAAGGTTCAAAACTGCAACACACCCAGATCCCCAAATAATTTGTTGGTGGAG GGTGGCCGTCATAGCTCTGCCGTTTCTTCAAGTGCACCTTCATCGGTGAAGCTTGGAGCTACTTCTGCTAGTGCTGGAGCGCTGCCTGCTTTAAAGGCAACATCTATGAGTGATTCAGTCAAACGAGATGCATACATTGCATCTACTCGTGCTGAGGAATTCACTTCCAGGGAATCAGCAAATAAGTCTGCAAATCAGCCAGATCAGAAAACATTGAAAGTTCGAATTAAAGTGGGTTCCGATAACTTGTCTGCACGGAAAAATGCAGAAATTTACAGTGGTCTTGGTCTTGATGGCTCTCCATCTTCATCATTGGAAAACAGTCTATCAGAAAGTGATGAGCTGTCTCGTGACCCTCAAGATGGCCCAGATGAATCTCCTACTAGTATTCTTCAG ATCATGACATCATTTCCATTGCTTGGGGACCTGCTGCTATCACCTCTTCCTGATGatctaattcacttgactgaaAAGGAAAGGCTTTTCAGGGACACCAAATCTGGGCCTGTCCACAAGAGCAGCCGAGAAAGTTCGGTCATGTTTGGATCTGATTCTGTAAGGAGTGATGGAAAAGTGTcaggagagaaaaaaacaaaatcagtGGAGAAAAGTAGTTTTTCAGTGGATATGAAGAATGGCAGTAGCAAGGAAGGTCAAAATGGTGTTGGTGTGATTCCGAAGAAGGAAATGGACTTTGATGCTTTGGCTTGCGAAGAGCTAGTTTCTAATGCACTGAAGCTTCCACTTTTATCAAATGCATTTGGTGACTCAACCAAAGGTACTGGTAGAGCATCTGACATATTGAGGGAATCTAACAAGGGTGTAGTCAGGGACAAATTGTTCTCTGATACTGTGCAAGAGGAACTCTTGGAGCCAATAGCCAACCAGGAGGTTGGTTGGGTTGACAAGCCAAATGGAAAGGTTAGTTCATCTTTGAAGGTTTGGGAAGATAAAAAGGCAAATTCTTTTAATGATGTGTCTGTTTGCCTGAGGAAAGATGGCAATCGCAAAGGGGAAAAGACTTATAATTCAATCAAAGCTGACTCAAATGCCTCTAAAGAGGGTAAAGTGCTAAACGCCGAACTCATAGATCCTCCAAAGCTGAAGGCTGGTCAGAAAGCCACACCTTATGAACAAGATAGTGTGAAATTATCTTCTGGAAAGGAGCACACATCTTCTGGAGCAAAAAAGAAGTCAAAGGGAAGTCAAAATCATGGCACCCAAGCTGGCTCTTCAAATTCTGGAAAGATTGGTTCTTCGTCGATCCACAAGAATAAGAAAAGCAGCCTTGTTGACAATTATACACCAAAAAGTGAATTGGAAGACTCAAAATTGCGGAAGGAGTTTGGAAAGCCGAAGGATAGATATAAAGATTTCTTTGGGGATATTAATTTAGAACAGGAAGAGAATGGAATCGATTCATTGGAAATGCCTTCTGATGATAGGTTGAAGGAATCTGACATGGTTGAAAAAAGCACATCTGCATTAAACAATGCACTGAAGGAGAGATCAAGTGGGAAGAAAATTTGGAAGCCACCTACATCAGGAGCGTATCCAAAAGCAGCTACAAATACACTTCCTCCAACTGGAAATGGGCCAAATTCTAATGCAGCTCCTGCAGCAGTAGCACCTGTAGTTATAGAAGAAAATTGGGTTTGTTGTGACAAGTGTCAGAAATGGCGGCTGCTCCCAATTGGTATAAATCCCGATCACCTCCCTGAGAAGTGGCTGTGTAGCATGCTTAGTTGGCT GCCTGGAATGAATCGTTGTAGTATCAGTGAAGAGGAGACAACAAAAGCTCTTATTGCACTTTACCAAGCCCCTGCTCCTGAGAGTCAACATAATCTGCAGAGTCGTGCTGATAGTGTTGTATCAGGAGTAACCCTGGCTGGCATTGGGCACCCCGAACAAAATCACCAAATCCTTGGTTCCAATACCATGCTTAGTAGTGGAAAGAGGAAGCATGGATCAAAGGAAATATCAAATGCAACCAACCATGATGGCCCCACACAGTTTTCAAACTCTCTGAGGAAGAACCTGCAGACATCTGTTAAAAGCAGAAGTTTAAACGATGTGAACCAGTCTCCTCTAGCGAATGAACTTGATTTTCAGCATCTGAGCAAGTCTAGTGACTTAGCTTTGGAGAAACAGAGAGTTAAGCAGAAAGAGAAGCACAAACCACTTGAATGCTATTCTGATGGAG GTGATACCAAGAActcaaagatgaaaaacaaaagcGGAACTGATCAAGATTGTGTTAGAGCCTCTAAGAAAATCAAGATAGAGGGTATGCATTCTACTGATGAGGATTGGACATCTGATCACGGTGGAACCAATGGAAAGGTGCATCTGAGCTCAAGCAATGGTTTGCCAGCTAACGTGGTGTCAAACAATCATTTCAAACACAGTGAACGCACTTCTTCTAAGGACACAAAGTATGAAGCAAAGGACAACATACAAGTTACTCTTagaaaaccaaaagaacaaGTCCGGGTTTCGTCAGATGATGGGTCACTGAATGTGGGAAAGTATGACAGTAGAGATATTGTTGCAAAAAAGAGGAAAGTGAAGGAGTGTCAAGATACTGAAATTTATTCCAGTTCCCTCCCAAGCACAGGACATCATCTCGAGGACAGTGGAGCTTTTGTAAAAGAGGAGTTCAGCGAGAGTGACcacagaaaggaaaagaaagcaaGGGTATCTAAGTCTGAGGGGAAAGAGTTTATTGCAAGTAAATCCAGTGGTAGAACAGATAAAAAAGTCAGTAGTATGAGGACCCAGCAGCAGGGTCAAGATCTTGGCAGTGTTCTGTCTCAGCGGAGCTTGGATGGTGTGGATTCTTTGAAAAGGGATTTGGGTTCTGTACAGCCTTCGGTCGCTGTGGCAGCTACTTCAAGCTCTTCTAAGGTTTCTGGCTCCCATAAAACCAAAACCAACTTCCAGGAAGTGAGAGGTTCACCAGTGGAATCAGTTTCTTCATCACCACTAAGGATTTCAAATCCAGAGAAGCACACATCTGTGAGACGAAACCTCATGGGGAAAGATGATTCTCGGGATGTTGGTTTTTTTGCCATGAGTCCAAGAAGATGCTCAGATGGTGAAGATGATGGTGGGAGTGAGCGATCTGGAGCAATGAGGAAGAACAAAATTTTCACTGTCACTCATCGTGGATCACTGGACTCCTCTGTACTTGATTTCCAAGAGAGGGATTTTAGTCACTTGTCAGGTAGTAAAGCACAAGTTCAGCCTGTCCCTTCTCCAGAATTCACAAATCGCCATTTTCTGGATGCTGGAGCTGATACCTTGGGCCAAGTTCCTCGTTATCCTAGTGAACCACAGGCTTCAGATCGAGGTCGCAATGAAGAGAGAAAAGACAACAACCATTACCGTGCTAATGGGTCTCGTCCTAAGAAGTCAGGAAAAGGGTCCTCTTCACGATCCAAGGACAAGAACCGAAGTTTTAAATCTACGTGTGATGAGGATAAGATCAAGATCTCTGATTCTTTTAATGAATCCCAGAATCACATGCCTTCCTATGAAGAAAAACCAAGGGATGCAAAAAACAAGTTTCAGGAGAAGTTTGGGAGCAAATCTGATAGGGTTGAGAAAAATCCTGTTAGTAAGAAAGATTCTACTGGAAAATTTTCAACTGAGACTAGTAAAAAGGATAATCATGCGAAATTTGGAGGGCATGATAGTCATGATGTTAAAGTGGAGGCTACCTGTGGCCAGGATGAAATGTCCACTCCAAAACAGGATCTGCTGCAGGAGTGTGATGGTGAAAGGACCTCAAAGAGGATCCTTTCTGAAAAAACTGATAGAGTGGAAATAGTCTCTGGGAGAGGGAAGTTACTACCATTACCACCCTCTGGAGCTCAAAATGAGATGTTGGCTCATGGCTCCCGACCAACTCCAGGATCGCACAAAGGAAATGGAGCAGACAATTTGTCAGTTGATGCTTCTGAAGGTGATGAGGCGTTGAAGGTATCAAAACAGATTAGGAAGACTGATAACCAGAATGGATCTCTGCACACTAGTTCTAGACATCCCACACCTAATGGGCACAGAATCCGGGACCCTGATGCCCCAAGTCCAGTTAGAAGGGATTCGTCTAGCCAGGCTGCTACCAATGCTGTGAAAGAAGCCAAGGATCTTAAACACCTGGCTGATCGACTCAAG CATTCTGGTTCGAATCTTGAGAGCATGGGGTTTTATTTCCAGGCTGCCCTGAAGTTTCTTCATGGAGCCTCTCTATTAGAATCCAGCAACAGTGAGAATGCTAAACATGAGATGATTCAATCGATGCAAATGTACAGTAGCACTGCAAAGTTATGCGA GTATTGTGCTCATGAATATGAGAAAAACAAAGACATGGCTGCTGCTGCTCTAGCCTACAAGTGCGTGGAGGTGGCATACATGAGGGTTATCTATTCCTCCCATAATGGTGCAAGCCGAGATCGACATGAATTGCAGACGGCTCTACAAATGGTTCCTCCAG GTGAGTCTCCTTCTTCATCCGCATCTGATGTTGATAACTTAAACCACCCTGTAGCGGTGGACAAGGTTGCTTTTGCAAAGGGTGTTGGTTCTCCTCAAGTTGCTGGAAACCATGTTATAGCTGCCCGAAACCGTCCCAACTTTGTACGGCTGCTCAATTTT GCAAATGATGTAAATTCTGCAATGGAAGCTTCAAGGAAATCACGGCTTGCTTTTGCAGCTGCTAATGCAAACCTGGAAGAGACTCAACACAAGGAAGGCATCTCTTCCATTAAACAGGCTCTTGATTATAACTTCCATGATGTAGAGGGATTACTACGTCTGGTACGGCTTGCCATGGAGGCCATTAGCCGTTAA